The Candidatus Methylomirabilis sp. region GGACCTCCCACCTGCCGCGAGCCTCGCCCGCATCCGAGAGGCCCGGGCGGCGGCCCCGGACACCTTCGAGCGGGAAGAGTACCTGGAGCGGGTCCGGGCTCTCTTCACCGCCCTGCGCGGCCCGGGCATCCTTCACCTGGATGCGACGCAGTCCGCCGACGTCGTGGCTGCTGCGATCCGCGAGGCAGTCGAGTCGGTGCTCCGTCCCCGCCAGGCCCCCTAGTGCCCCCCCCCGCGGGGACCTCCCGTAGTCCTCTGCCGGTGCTGGAGGACCTGCTGCGCCGCGCGGGAGACCGCCGCCGGGATGTTCCGGTCCCGGGCCAGCCCCTCCACCTCCTTCTCCGTGAGGTTCGTAATCCCCAGCCCCAGGGAGACCCCCACCGGAGTCTTGGGGTTGTGCAGGAGGGAGAGGACTACCAGCTTGTTGCTCCGGTAGCGCTTCATGTTCCCGATCTCCCGGAGGACCTTCTCCGAGACATCCCGCATCTGGGCGATGCTCTGGATCTCGGTGTCGGTGACCCGGGGGCCCTTCACCACCTCGAGCGCCACCATGTCATTGCCGTCCTTCACCAGGATCATCCGGGCTTCCTTGTTCCCCTTCTTGGCCAGGGTCAGCTTCTGCCCGGTTGACATGCCCTTGATGATGACGAAGAGGCTTTTCTTCTTCTCCTCCTCGGTCGTCCCGTGGGCTTGCTCGTGGAGGACGCTCTCGGCGATGGCCACCTCCTCCTCGGTCGCGGCCGGGTTGTCCAGAACGGCCTGGGGAATCTGGGGGGAGCGGGAGAGGAGGCGGCGGCTCGCCGTGAGCTGCTTCAGGAGAGGGAGCGGGGCGGTGCGGGCGATCTTGGCCAGGGCGGAGGGGGGCGCGGCAGGGTGAAGCATGATGAGCCGCCAGATCTCCTCGTCCACCACCGGCTGCGAGACCACGTGCTCCAGGAGGGCGGGGTCGGCCTTCGGATCGCGCACGAGGGTGAGGAGCTGGTCGCGGGAGACGCCCTCGAGGAACTCGCCGGAGAGGGGGAGGTCGGCCATCACGCCTGCCCCGCGGCCAGGGCGCGCAGAGCCGCGGTCAGGGCCGGCAGCTCCTCGGGCGCAACGGTCCGGAGATCCAGCAGCACGTTCCCGTCCTTGATCCGGGCCAGGACAGGCGGGTCGTGGCGCCTGAGCGCCGCCTCCAGAGCGTCGGCCGTGCGGGACCGGGACCGGAGCGCCAGGAGGAAGGTGGGGAGGGCCTCCGTGGGCGAGGCGCCGCCCCCCACCTCGGAGGTCCCCGCGATCACCTCGGCGCTGAGGTCCCCGCCCGCCGCCCGGGCGGCCTCGGCTGCCGCCTCCGCCCGGGCCCGGATGGTGGCCGCGGGCAGGGCGATTGAGCGGAGGGTGGGGATGGCTTCGACGGCCGCGGGGCCGTCCAGGTAGAGGCGGAGCGTCGCCGCCAGGGCCGCAAGGGAGAGCTTGTCAATCCGGACCGCCCGGGCCAGCGGGTTCTTGCGGAGCTTCTCCACCACGCCCCGCCGCCCCACCACCAGCCCCGCCTGGGGCCCCCCCAGCAGCTTGTCCCCGCTGCAGGTGACCAGATCCGGCCCCTGGCGCAGGACGTCCGGCACCGTCTCCTCGCCGGTGACGCCGTAGGGGGTGAGATCGGCGAGGGCGCCGCTCCCCAGGTCCACCATCACCGGCACGTGATGGCGCTTCCCCAGGGCGACGAGCTCCGGCAGGGGAACCGCCGCCGTGAACCCGACGATGGCGAAGTTGCTCGGGTGGACCTTGAGGAGCAGGGCGGTCCGCTCCGAGAGCGCGGCCTCGTAGTCCCGGAGATGCGTCCGGTTCGTGGTCCCCACCTCCCGGAGGAGGCCCCCGGCCTTCCGCATCACGTCGGGGATCCGGAAGGAGCCGCCGATCTCGACCAGCTCCCCCCGGG contains the following coding sequences:
- a CDS encoding dTMP kinase gives rise to the protein DLPPAASLARIREARAAAPDTFEREEYLERVRALFTALRGPGILHLDATQSADVVAAAIREAVESVLRPRQAP
- the selA gene encoding L-seryl-tRNA(Sec) selenium transferase, giving the protein MAGKDSADAGALLRQLPSVEEILREPATRTLLQRLPRWAVLDGVREALERARRRILAGGEAPDDLVAVAAALAEAAARPSLRRVINTTGVILHTNIGRACLPDAALQAALEAGRAYSTLEFDLEAGARGSRQVHVEGLLTRLTGAEAALAVNNNAAAVLLAINTLAEGREVLVSRGELVEIGGSFRIPDVMRKAGGLLREVGTTNRTHLRDYEAALSERTALLLKVHPSNFAIVGFTAAVPLPELVALGKRHHVPVMVDLGSGALADLTPYGVTGEETVPDVLRQGPDLVTCSGDKLLGGPQAGLVVGRRGVVEKLRKNPLARAVRIDKLSLAALAATLRLYLDGPAAVEAIPTLRSIALPAATIRARAEAAAEAARAAGGDLSAEVIAGTSEVGGGASPTEALPTFLLALRSRSRTADALEAALRRHDPPVLARIKDGNVLLDLRTVAPEELPALTAALRALAAGQA